From a region of the Ovis aries strain OAR_USU_Benz2616 breed Rambouillet chromosome 2, ARS-UI_Ramb_v3.0, whole genome shotgun sequence genome:
- the LOC106990623 gene encoding olfactory receptor 5M9-like isoform X1, whose amino-acid sequence MPNFIDVTEFVLLGLTSHQELQVLFTVVFLAVHMLTLTGNIGLIFHVLISISLQLQSSMHFFLSLLSFVDVWFSSSVTLKMLGNLLSETKPISCVGCLVQSCFLIALVPVEARILAVMAFDGYMAICNPLLYGRKMSRTVCARPISVPYVYGFSVSLTCTLWTYGLCFCGSFEINQFYCADPALIKIACGGVHSTERTMIVIAGINFTRSLSVVLVSCTLITAAVLCMRSADGRRKAFSTCGSHLTAVTLFYGTLLSMYLRRPTEESVEQGRIVAVFYTTVIPMLNPMIYSLRNKAVK is encoded by the exons ATGCCAAATTTCATAGATGTGACAGAATTTGTTCTTCTGGGGTTGACCAGTCATCAGGAGCTTCAAGTCCTCTTTACTGTGGTGTTTCTAGCAGTTCACATGCTCACTCTGACAGGGAACATTGGTTTGATTTTCCA TGTTTTGATCAGCATCAGCCTCCAGCTTCAGAGCTCCATGCACTTTTTCTTGAGTCTTTTGTCTTTTGTGGATGTGTGGTTCTCTTCCAGTGTCACTCTGAAGATGCTGGGAAACTTACTATCAGAGACAAAACCCATTTCCTGTGTGGGGTGTTTGGTGCAGAGCTGCTTCCTCATAGCCCTTGTCCCCGTGGAAGCACGTATCTTGGCTGTGATGGCCTTTGATGGCTACATGGCCATCTGCAACCCTCTGCTTTATGGCCGTAAAATGTCCAGGACTGTCTGTGCTCGTCCCATCTCTGTGCCATACGTCTATGGGTTCTCTGTTAGCCTAACCTGCACACTGTGGACATATGGCCTGTGCTTCTGTGGAAGCTTTGAAATCAACCAGTTCTATTGTGCTGACCCTGCTCTTATCAAGATTGCCTGTGGAGGGGTCCACAGTACAGAACGCACCATGATTGTTATTGCTGGGATTAATTTCACACGTTCCCTCTCTGTGGTTCTCGTGTCCTGTACCCTCATCACAGCAGCCGTGCTGTGCATGCGCTCTGCCGATGGCAGGAGGAAGGCATTCTCCACGTGTGGGTCCCACCTGACAGCTGTTACCTTGTTTTATGGGACTCTCCTCTCCATGTATCTCAGGAGGCCCACTGAAGAGTCTGTGGAGCAGGGGAGGATAGTGGCTGTGTTTTACACCACAGTGATTCCCATGCTGAATCCCATGATCTACAGTTTGAGGAACAAAGCTGTGAAATAG
- the LOC106990623 gene encoding olfactory receptor 5M9-like isoform X2 — MPNFIDVTEFVLLGLTSHQELQVLFTVVFLAVHMLTLIGNIGLSVLISISLQLQSSMHFFLSLLSFVDVWFSSSVTLKMLGNLLSETKPISCVGCLVQSCFLIALVPVEARILAVMAFDGYMAICNPLLYGRKMSRTVCARPISVPYVYGFSVSLTCTLWTYGLCFCGSFEINQFYCADPALIKIACGGVHSTERTMIVIAGINFTRSLSVVLVSCTLITAAVLCMRSADGRRKAFSTCGSHLTAVTLFYGTLLSMYLRRPTEESVEQGRIVAVFYTTVIPMLNPMIYSLRNKAVK, encoded by the exons ATGCCAAATTTCATAGATGTGACAGAATTTGTTCTTCTGGGGTTGACCAGTCATCAGGAGCTTCAAGTCCTCTTTACTGTGGTGTTTCTAGCAGTTCAC ATGCTCACTCTGATAGGGAACATTGGTCTGAGTGTTTTGATCAGCATCAGCCTCCAGCTTCAGAGCTCCATGCACTTTTTCTTGAGTCTTTTGTCTTTTGTGGATGTGTGGTTCTCTTCCAGTGTCACTCTGAAGATGCTGGGAAACTTACTATCAGAGACAAAACCCATTTCCTGTGTGGGGTGTTTGGTGCAGAGCTGCTTCCTCATAGCCCTTGTCCCCGTGGAAGCACGTATCTTGGCTGTGATGGCCTTTGATGGCTACATGGCCATCTGCAACCCTCTGCTTTATGGCCGTAAAATGTCCAGGACTGTCTGTGCTCGTCCCATCTCTGTGCCATACGTCTATGGGTTCTCTGTTAGCCTAACCTGCACACTGTGGACATATGGCCTGTGCTTCTGTGGAAGCTTTGAAATCAACCAGTTCTATTGTGCTGACCCTGCTCTTATCAAGATTGCCTGTGGAGGGGTCCACAGTACAGAACGCACCATGATTGTTATTGCTGGGATTAATTTCACACGTTCCCTCTCTGTGGTTCTCGTGTCCTGTACCCTCATCACAGCAGCCGTGCTGTGCATGCGCTCTGCCGATGGCAGGAGGAAGGCATTCTCCACGTGTGGGTCCCACCTGACAGCTGTTACCTTGTTTTATGGGACTCTCCTCTCCATGTATCTCAGGAGGCCCACTGAAGAGTCTGTGGAGCAGGGGAGGATAGTGGCTGTGTTTTACACCACAGTGATTCCCATGCTGAATCCCATGATCTACAGTTTGAGGAACAAAGCTGTGAAATAG